The proteins below come from a single Sinorhizobium fredii genomic window:
- a CDS encoding mannitol dehydrogenase family protein: MRLSRMTLDRLPETVKKPGYDPANISVGIVHLGIGAFHRAHQAAFTDAIMAEDPSWGISGVSLRSPDTRDALEPQDGLYTLRIQDGEGERLQVVGSVVELLCAPEDPEAVLRRMAGPDTRIVSLTITEKGYCHNPATGTLDEAHPDVVHDLANSQRPRSAIGFIVEALARREAAGIAPFTLLCCDNLPSNGHVLKRVVTRFAELRDPVLAALARRLSCPSTMVDRIVPATTDSDREAIATALGLEDAWPIMTEPFQQWVIEDDFPLGRPAWEKAGAVFVDDVAVFEMMKLRLLNGSHSTLAYLGYLAGAETVAEAMALPGMEVLIEGLMREEATPTLPPLPGFDLSAYRADLLRRFRNPRLRHRTWQIAMDGSQKLPQRLLGTIRDRLQAGAGYERLALGVAAWMRYARGLDEHGREIDVRDPHAARIAALVRDIVEPEQIVDAYLTMRDVFDADLAGSVPFRLALVKALTRLFVEGSAATLRAHA; the protein is encoded by the coding sequence ATGCGGCTTTCAAGAATGACGCTCGACCGTCTGCCGGAAACCGTGAAGAAGCCGGGCTACGATCCGGCAAATATTTCCGTAGGCATCGTCCATCTCGGCATCGGCGCCTTTCACCGAGCGCACCAGGCGGCCTTTACCGACGCCATCATGGCGGAGGATCCTTCCTGGGGCATCTCTGGCGTCTCGCTCCGCAGCCCCGATACGCGGGACGCCCTTGAGCCTCAGGACGGGCTTTACACGCTCAGGATACAGGACGGCGAAGGCGAGCGGCTGCAGGTCGTCGGCAGCGTCGTCGAGCTACTCTGCGCACCGGAGGATCCGGAAGCCGTTCTCCGCCGGATGGCCGGTCCCGACACCCGGATCGTTTCGCTGACGATCACCGAGAAGGGCTATTGCCACAACCCCGCGACCGGGACGCTGGACGAAGCCCACCCCGATGTCGTCCACGATCTTGCAAATTCGCAGCGGCCACGCTCCGCAATCGGCTTCATCGTCGAGGCGCTTGCCAGACGGGAGGCGGCCGGCATTGCTCCGTTCACCCTGCTTTGCTGCGACAACCTTCCGTCCAACGGCCATGTGCTGAAACGCGTGGTCACACGCTTTGCGGAACTCCGCGATCCGGTCCTTGCGGCTCTCGCGCGCCGTCTCTCCTGCCCTTCCACCATGGTCGACCGGATTGTGCCGGCCACCACGGACAGCGATCGGGAGGCCATCGCGACGGCGCTGGGGCTCGAGGACGCCTGGCCGATCATGACCGAACCCTTCCAGCAATGGGTGATCGAGGACGACTTTCCGCTCGGCCGTCCGGCTTGGGAGAAGGCGGGCGCCGTCTTCGTCGACGATGTCGCCGTGTTCGAGATGATGAAGCTCCGGCTGCTCAACGGCAGCCATTCGACCCTTGCCTATCTCGGCTATCTGGCGGGCGCCGAAACGGTGGCCGAGGCCATGGCCCTTCCCGGGATGGAGGTGCTCATCGAGGGCTTGATGCGCGAAGAAGCGACGCCGACCTTGCCGCCGCTCCCCGGATTCGACCTCTCCGCCTATCGCGCCGACCTCCTCCGGCGGTTCCGTAATCCACGGCTCCGGCACCGGACCTGGCAGATCGCCATGGACGGCTCGCAGAAACTGCCGCAACGGCTGCTCGGCACCATCCGCGACCGCCTGCAGGCCGGAGCCGGCTACGAGCGCCTGGCGCTCGGCGTCGCTGCCTGGATGCGCTACGCGCGTGGCCTCGACGAACATGGCCGGGAGATCGACGTCCGAGACCCGCATGCCGCCCGGATTGCCGCACTCGTCCGCGACATAGTCGAGCCTGAGCAGATCGTCGACGCCTATCTGACGATGCGGGATGTGTTCGATGCGGATCTCGCCGGGAGTGTTCCGTTCCGCCTTGCCCTTGTCAAGGCTTTGACGAGGCTCTTCGTAGAGGGCTCGGCGGCAACGCTGCGCGCCCATGCGTGA
- a CDS encoding GntR family transcriptional regulator: MRHQPSDRTSGIRLRRVTTAAAIYQQLHAAILSLDLPPGMPLQEKVLAEEFGVSRTPVREALLRLAEAGLVEIFPQSGTFVSRIPLSAIPEAVIIRKSLERTTVERAAQVAAAEDVARLDAIIARQRAHATLNDASLFYAEDEAFHEAISAIAGYPGIWTLIKTVKLQIDRARRLTLPVPGRMATVMEEHTAIRDAIAAQDVKRACEAMMLHLGAVIPDVTALRQHHPDYFA; the protein is encoded by the coding sequence TTGCGGCATCAACCTTCAGATCGGACGAGCGGCATAAGGCTGCGCCGGGTGACGACGGCGGCTGCTATTTACCAGCAGCTCCATGCTGCAATCCTGTCGCTTGACTTGCCGCCGGGAATGCCGCTGCAGGAAAAGGTCCTTGCCGAGGAATTCGGCGTCAGCCGGACGCCGGTGCGCGAGGCGCTCCTGCGGCTTGCCGAAGCAGGCCTCGTCGAGATTTTCCCGCAATCAGGCACCTTCGTCTCGCGCATTCCGCTGTCGGCCATCCCCGAGGCGGTGATCATACGCAAATCCTTGGAGCGCACGACCGTCGAGCGTGCGGCGCAGGTCGCCGCTGCGGAGGATGTTGCACGCCTCGATGCGATTATTGCCCGCCAGCGGGCTCATGCAACGCTCAACGACGCTTCACTCTTCTACGCAGAGGACGAGGCTTTTCACGAGGCGATTTCCGCAATCGCCGGCTATCCCGGCATCTGGACTCTCATCAAAACGGTCAAGCTGCAGATCGATCGCGCCCGCCGGCTGACATTGCCTGTCCCTGGTCGCATGGCGACGGTCATGGAGGAACATACGGCAATCCGCGACGCGATCGCGGCGCAGGACGTCAAAAGGGCCTGCGAGGCGATGATGCTTCACCTCGGCGCCGTTATTCCCGACGTCACGGCCCTTCGGCAGCACCATCCGGACTATTTTGCATAG
- a CDS encoding glycosyltransferase family 2 protein encodes MHSIQDRLPVSIIIANYNYARFLRHAIESALGQDYGEVEVIVVDDASTDNSAEVIASYGPRIKACLREANGGHAAAFNTGFAASRGAIVLFLDADDYLYPNAVSEIIGQFDGDVVQMQFRLHIVDERQRVQDVFPPPEVPFDSGDVTPQLLRRARYQTTVTSGLAFTRSALDNIMPVPEQEFRQGADGYLVTLAPLHGKVGSIDTCLGAYRMHGSNHSVFAEKLGQRARWRVQHDFHRLHALSHQAEEVGLEVPPDANLRDPTHIEERLASLCVDHRRHPVAEDSRLSLAAAGAAASMEMNVSLRRRAMLAAWFLSVGLLPRRMAQAVLSWKLVASSRPAFLTRLSKTIRYVMG; translated from the coding sequence ATGCATTCCATCCAAGACCGTCTTCCAGTCTCCATCATCATCGCCAATTACAACTATGCCCGTTTCCTGCGGCACGCGATCGAGAGCGCGCTCGGCCAAGACTACGGCGAGGTGGAGGTGATCGTCGTCGATGACGCGTCCACCGACAATTCCGCCGAGGTCATCGCTTCTTACGGCCCCCGCATCAAGGCATGCTTGAGAGAGGCGAACGGCGGTCACGCCGCAGCGTTCAACACGGGCTTTGCGGCAAGTCGCGGGGCGATCGTTCTGTTCCTCGATGCGGACGACTATCTCTACCCGAACGCCGTCTCGGAAATCATCGGCCAATTTGATGGCGACGTGGTGCAAATGCAGTTCCGCCTGCACATCGTCGACGAGCGGCAGCGCGTCCAGGACGTTTTTCCGCCGCCCGAAGTGCCCTTCGATTCCGGCGACGTCACCCCGCAACTCTTGCGCCGGGCCCGCTACCAGACCACGGTGACCAGCGGACTGGCCTTCACCCGGTCCGCGCTCGACAACATCATGCCGGTACCGGAACAGGAATTCCGCCAGGGTGCGGACGGCTACCTGGTCACGTTGGCACCCCTTCACGGCAAGGTCGGGTCGATCGATACCTGCCTTGGTGCCTACCGCATGCATGGAAGCAATCATTCGGTCTTCGCCGAGAAGCTGGGCCAGAGGGCCCGGTGGCGCGTCCAGCACGACTTTCACCGCTTGCATGCTCTTTCGCACCAGGCCGAGGAGGTTGGCCTGGAAGTCCCGCCGGACGCCAATCTGCGCGATCCGACGCACATCGAGGAACGTCTGGCGTCGCTCTGCGTGGACCATCGGCGCCATCCGGTGGCGGAGGATTCGCGGCTTTCGCTTGCCGCGGCCGGTGCCGCCGCCAGCATGGAAATGAATGTCTCGCTCCGCCGCCGCGCCATGCTGGCGGCCTGGTTCCTGTCGGTCGGGCTCCTGCCGCGACGCATGGCACAGGCGGTGCTCTCCTGGAAGCTTGTCGCCTCTTCGAGGCCCGCTTTTCTCACCCGGTTGTCGAAAACCATTCGCTATGTGATGGGATAG
- a CDS encoding ABC transporter substrate-binding protein: MVRKFCLAFAVTASALAISASAWADITILVPSGSEGDGLRAAAADYAKMKNTKVETVQAPYANVFEQGANAGATKSGVFDIVLMDDPWIPFFAENGHLEDLTSYFKGAGVEGPDSDFLSKSLAICRNPYNSGPYVCLPYVGNAQMFFYDAAKFKEAGVEAPKTWDDVLKAAKALTEQGGGRYFGYVFRGGQGNPVVADFMPIFWSYGADMFNADRTKVTIDTPEGAAAMKMFMALRDVSPKGVESYNANEVGTALAAGTAASSINWPNWVATFEDPSQSKMVGKISFSPIPAGTKPGSSEIGHWTMGIMAASKNKQEAFDFMMWATTAEQIKISAERGNPPVRTSVFTDPELTKQEKFRHYPVLMEAIQASTPRPRHPKWPEIENAFGIELSKAVAGTITPEEALKNSQAAVEQITGLK, encoded by the coding sequence ATGGTGCGCAAATTCTGTCTGGCCTTCGCCGTCACGGCATCGGCACTCGCGATCAGCGCGTCAGCCTGGGCCGACATCACGATCCTCGTGCCTTCCGGCAGCGAGGGTGACGGCCTCAGAGCCGCAGCCGCCGACTACGCGAAAATGAAGAATACGAAGGTTGAGACGGTGCAGGCGCCCTATGCCAATGTGTTCGAACAGGGTGCCAATGCCGGGGCAACCAAGTCCGGCGTTTTCGACATCGTCCTGATGGACGATCCGTGGATCCCGTTCTTCGCCGAGAACGGCCATCTCGAAGATTTGACGTCCTATTTCAAGGGCGCCGGGGTGGAGGGGCCGGACAGTGACTTCCTTTCGAAGTCGCTGGCGATCTGCCGCAATCCCTATAATTCAGGGCCCTATGTGTGCCTGCCTTATGTGGGCAACGCCCAGATGTTCTTCTATGACGCCGCCAAATTCAAGGAAGCGGGCGTCGAAGCCCCGAAGACCTGGGACGATGTGCTGAAGGCTGCGAAGGCGCTGACCGAGCAGGGCGGCGGCCGCTATTTCGGCTATGTCTTCCGCGGCGGCCAGGGTAATCCCGTCGTTGCCGACTTCATGCCGATCTTCTGGTCCTACGGTGCCGACATGTTCAATGCGGATCGCACCAAGGTGACGATCGACACGCCCGAGGGCGCCGCCGCCATGAAGATGTTCATGGCGCTGCGCGACGTCTCGCCGAAGGGCGTTGAGAGTTATAACGCCAACGAGGTCGGCACGGCCCTTGCGGCCGGCACTGCCGCCTCGTCGATCAACTGGCCCAACTGGGTAGCGACCTTCGAGGACCCGAGCCAGTCGAAGATGGTCGGCAAGATCTCCTTTAGCCCGATCCCAGCCGGCACCAAACCGGGCAGCTCGGAGATCGGCCACTGGACGATGGGCATCATGGCGGCGTCCAAGAACAAGCAGGAGGCCTTCGACTTCATGATGTGGGCGACCACGGCCGAGCAGATCAAGATCTCCGCCGAACGCGGCAATCCGCCGGTTCGCACCTCGGTCTTCACCGATCCGGAACTCACCAAGCAGGAGAAGTTCCGCCATTACCCGGTGCTGATGGAGGCGATCCAGGCCTCGACGCCGCGGCCGCGCCACCCGAAATGGCCGGAGATCGAGAATGCCTTCGGCATCGAGCTTTCGAAGGCCGTCGCCGGCACGATCACGCCGGAGGAGGCGCTGAAGAACTCGCAGGCGGCGGTCGAGCAGATCACCGGCCTCAAATAG
- a CDS encoding carbohydrate ABC transporter permease — MLQTGKSASVRRRGPLEQWTERHLRYLMLAPTVLILLALTIFPSVYMFYAAVHRISPNPDLPWEFVGIGNFARLISDPQFHVALRNTAVFTIVAVTLEFLLGLGLALLLDRFIRRLSFLKTVLMIPMMLPPIAVAITWKLIYEPQFGVLNEVMFLLGLPVQAWAGDVNLAMFSIIVADVWQWTPFIFLLMLAGLASLPVEPYEAAALDGASSWRQFWDLTLPFLKPVIAIALLLRVMDALRLFDLVFILTGGGPADRTKVLSLYIYQVAYRFADPGYAAAMSLFVLFVTIVLSTWFMKRMRLAE, encoded by the coding sequence ATGTTGCAAACCGGCAAAAGCGCGTCGGTTCGACGGAGAGGGCCGCTGGAGCAATGGACGGAGCGCCATCTGCGCTACCTGATGCTCGCGCCGACGGTGCTCATCCTGCTGGCCCTGACGATCTTTCCGAGCGTCTACATGTTCTATGCGGCGGTCCACCGGATCAGCCCCAATCCCGACCTCCCCTGGGAATTCGTCGGCATCGGCAATTTCGCGCGGCTCATTTCCGATCCGCAGTTTCACGTGGCGCTCCGCAACACCGCAGTGTTCACCATTGTTGCCGTGACGCTCGAATTCCTTCTCGGCCTCGGGCTCGCTCTCCTTCTCGATAGATTCATCCGCCGGCTCAGCTTCTTGAAAACGGTGCTGATGATCCCGATGATGCTGCCGCCGATCGCGGTCGCGATCACCTGGAAGCTCATCTACGAGCCGCAGTTCGGCGTTCTGAACGAGGTCATGTTCCTGCTCGGCCTGCCCGTTCAGGCCTGGGCCGGCGACGTAAACCTCGCCATGTTCTCGATCATCGTCGCGGATGTCTGGCAATGGACGCCGTTCATCTTTCTTCTGATGCTGGCGGGGCTCGCAAGCCTGCCGGTTGAACCCTATGAGGCGGCCGCGCTCGACGGCGCCTCGTCCTGGCGGCAGTTCTGGGATCTGACGTTGCCGTTCCTCAAGCCGGTCATCGCCATTGCGCTGCTCCTGCGCGTCATGGATGCGCTGCGCCTTTTCGACCTCGTCTTCATCCTGACGGGGGGCGGCCCGGCAGACCGCACCAAGGTCCTGAGTCTCTACATCTACCAGGTCGCCTACCGCTTCGCCGACCCCGGCTACGCGGCGGCGATGTCGCTCTTCGTGCTGTTCGTCACTATCGTGCTCAGCACCTGGTTCATGAAGCGCATGCGGCTGGCGGAGTGA
- a CDS encoding carbohydrate ABC transporter permease — MATIRTRSRTREMLLRLSAYLAILVALILTLFPVYWIAANSFKFDIDIFAVPPEWVPRNPTLKHYDEAFVQRPFLRYALNSFLVAIGTTVISVTFGTMAGYALARFSYPWQWRKQISFWILSTRMMPPIVSIIPLYLFFNYFDMLNTKSALVIAYTAFNLPFATWMMKSYFQDLPVELEEAAIVDGDTRWGAFLHVALPLARPGLAATAIFCLIISWNEFLLSLVITLTEQSQTLPIGIAGRVTQYSTYWGEISAAGFMACVPIVIFAFVVQKHLVRGLSLGAVKG; from the coding sequence ATGGCGACGATCAGAACACGCAGCCGCACCCGGGAGATGCTTCTTCGCCTGTCGGCCTATCTGGCGATTCTCGTCGCGCTAATCCTGACGCTGTTTCCGGTCTACTGGATCGCAGCGAACTCCTTCAAGTTCGACATCGACATCTTCGCCGTGCCGCCGGAATGGGTGCCGCGCAACCCGACCCTGAAGCACTATGACGAAGCTTTCGTCCAACGCCCCTTCCTGCGCTATGCCCTGAACAGCTTCCTCGTCGCGATAGGCACGACCGTGATTTCGGTGACCTTTGGCACCATGGCCGGCTATGCGCTGGCGCGGTTCAGCTATCCCTGGCAGTGGCGCAAGCAGATTTCCTTCTGGATACTTTCGACGCGCATGATGCCGCCGATCGTCAGCATCATTCCGCTCTACCTGTTCTTCAACTATTTCGACATGCTCAACACCAAGTCGGCACTCGTCATCGCCTATACCGCCTTCAACCTGCCGTTTGCGACCTGGATGATGAAGAGCTATTTCCAGGATCTTCCGGTCGAGCTGGAGGAAGCGGCGATCGTCGACGGCGACACGCGCTGGGGCGCCTTCCTGCATGTCGCCCTGCCGCTCGCCCGGCCCGGACTTGCGGCGACTGCTATCTTCTGCCTGATCATCTCGTGGAACGAGTTCCTGCTGTCACTCGTCATCACGCTGACAGAGCAATCACAGACGCTGCCGATCGGCATTGCCGGCCGGGTGACGCAGTACAGCACCTATTGGGGCGAGATCAGCGCCGCGGGCTTCATGGCCTGCGTACCGATCGTCATCTTCGCCTTCGTCGTCCAGAAGCACCTCGTCCGGGGACTTTCCCTCGGCGCCGTCAAGGGTTGA